AATCAATTCCCTTCTTTAGATAGACTTAGCAATTGCTGAAATGCTAATTCTTCTAAACACGATACCTCACATGCATAATCAGAAGTTTAGCTGAAGATGTTATCAAAATATTCCACATGGCTAAAATagaatattatttaaattattactgtaaaattttttgtaatgtaATATATGTGTACATgagttaaaaaataatttaaaaaaatgagtGATTAATGTATTTGTCATGCAAGTACAAATATTACTTGAGATAATTACGGCCccgtttggaacctgagttttttgaaagtttgtctaaaactttactgtagtgtacTGCagaattttttggaaaaattttttaagatgaattttttttttctttttctctttctttttctttccttcttttttcttttcttttcttttctctcttcttcttcttcttccttctccttGGTCTGTTGCCTCTGCCTTCCCAGCAGAAGGCAAGAAAGAGCAACAGTTGACAAATATCAGGcggaaattttctttctttcatttttctttttccttctttcctctttctttttcttcttcttccttccccctccctctTCCCTCACGGTATCAGACCTCTACCTCGTTGAAGAACCAGCAGTCATggtcccaattttttttttcttttcctcttcccATCTTCTCCCTATACTCCCCTTCACCCTCCCCCCTCCCTCCAAAAGCCAGAGAACCAGCAGCCATGgccttacaatttttttttttactttttctttccccctctccctccccttccccttccccctttGCCCAATCCGGTCGTTGACCAGATCTCTAAAAACTTTGTCGCGACTGGGTGCGATTTGATCGAGCTATCAGATCGCAGCCAGGGAAGAGAAAGGGTAGCCAGGGAGGGaaggagagggggagagggagaaggagaaaggaaggaaaaaaaaggaaggtcGGCGCCGGAATAGGTGACCAGCGCCGGAAGCAGTGGTGGTTGGCGGTGGAAGTGGTGTAGCCGGCGATGAAGATGTGGTGGATTGGGTGGGGtagaaataagaaaaaaagagaaagttttttgtgtattagatattttgaaatgtgtaggttaaaaaatttgataagtttttttgaGTTCGTGTAGCTAAAGTAGCTAAAAAACTAATAGCTAAAAAACTTGGCCAAAAAACTCGGTTCCAAACAAGCCCTACGTtttgggtaaaaaataaaaagcgttaattacatttacctcccctgaggtttaaccatattaccaatcaatccctgtaatttgtccaaataacggtctcaccctttgaatgatcaaatgTTTAACAAAACCCCAttaatgccgaaaatgcccttattgaggccatgttgcattaaaaaaagaacatatttttattttattaaccctgaaacaatccaaaaaaatagaaaaaagcttttgcttattattttataaaaaccaagggtgtgtttggatcccttgttttttggattgtttttgaaaaattgtttttcacattccaaatgctacagtaaatgtgtattttcaaaacaattcaaaaaatACTATATCCAaatattatatcaaaaacaactacatatgtatatttcaattatgtatattatatatataaatatatatattatattatattaatataaattgaaatatacaaattgaaaattatatatattatataaatagttATAGAAATTAATATTaaacataatattgtatattatacataatataatataatatacataatatgtaatctTGTATACAAAAATgtgtaaatatttatacataatatattatgtacattatattataatatatacattattaatgtataatattattatgtacattattgtgtataataatgtataataatgttatgtataatatataatatatataatatgtaataatgtaataatgtatattatgtataatataatatattatgtatattatattatatatatacaatattatgtatattatacaaattgaaaattatatattatatatttatatattatatattatatgaatatttaaataatgaaatatacaataaatattacaaattgaaatattatataaacaccatatttataatattataatatttataattaatattaatgtatattatatattttaaatatttatatatttatttatacatattataaatatttatatatttatatgaatattatatattatataaattatatataatataacatatattatatattatacatttatacataatatatatatatattaatggatatttataatatacatttaaattatgtattatatataatataatacatttatattaatatacataacattaattttatatttacacgtaatattaatacatttgtacatttatattaatacatttatacttaatactaatatatattaataaaattataatttatacatttatataatatttatttgtaatttatacatttataataatatagacTTATACgttttgaaataaatttatattatttattatatataatataatacatttatatatttttatataaatacataaatatatttattttaaaatatttataaatgtattataaatgcataaatgtatatttatataaaaatataaaaattataaattataaattataatttatacatttatataatattcatttataatttatacatttacaataatatacacttatacatttataaatatatttatattatgtattatatataatataataaatttataatacatttttatatttgtatataaatatataaatatatttatttataaatatttataaatgtattataaatgcataaatgtatatttatataaaaatataaaagttataaattataaattgtaatttatacatctatataatattcatttataatttatacatttataataatatacacttatatatttataaatatatttatattatgtattatatataatataatacatttatatattttttagcgaatatataagtatatttatttataaatatttataaatgtattataaatgcataaatgtatataaaaattataaattataaaaatacccaaaaatatgttttaaaaatacctctaaaaataatccaaaaaacatctaAAGTAAAAGTTTGTCATATAGGGCCTGTTTGGCACCCTaattttttaccaagttttttaactactagttttttaacaacttttgctacaggaacccaaaaaacttcccaaaattttttatctacacacttcaaaaatctatacacaaaaaatttcccaaaaacttttcttttttcctcacccaacccaccacaccaaccaccacctccaccatcTCTCCCGGCGCCGGTTACCTATTCCGGCGCCGGTAACCTCACAAAAAATTTCTCTAATTAAACCTCAAGTTTTCCGCTTCAAGCGCCGGAAGATTCAGTCCGCTCTGAAACAACCAACAAAAAGTTCATATCTCACCAATTCTGCTCACTCTCTTTGAGCCTTCTCTCCCTGCCGTCACAGCATGCAATTTTAATGAAAACCAACCCATCATTttaatgaaatgaaagattagcAGAGctacccaaaaaaagaaaaaaaaacccaagaaaattAATACTAGGATTTTAGGAGGAGcaacaaatacaaaagagaaaacaaatcatcaagaagaagaagaagatggaggaGCCCAAAAGCACTTTTCCCAAGCAACGAAGGAACAAGACTGTGATCAGCAGAATGGGCAAAGCCGGGGGTGGTGGAGGGATTGGAGTTGGAATTATTTTCTTGGGCGGAGTAGTAGCCAGTGCTACTGCAGCTTTCCTCATCAAGAGGCGGCTCCAAAAGTCCACCAGAAATATCAAGAATTGCAGCCATGATCCGTCAACTCCATCCGCTGAGATTCCTTACAAATTGCTGGAGGACAAAAACACAAATCAAGCCAAGGGCCTAAAGTTTATTGCTCGCGATTCAAATTCTCCTGCATGTACGGATACGTATCAAAACTTGAGGTTTGTAATTGCCGAAAGATCCTGGCGGGAGGAGGGAAAGGGAGGGGGAAGAggagaaaagtaaaaaaaaaaaaaaaaaaaaaaaaagcagaggTAGTACTGGCGGAGGTGCTGGAGGTGGGAGGCAGAGGAGAGGTAACGGGAAGTGGGAggggaaaggaagaagaagaaaaggagaggaaagaaaagaaaaaggaaagaaagaaaaagaaaaagaaagagaaagagaaaaaaaaaggttttcactttataaaaatttctacaaaatttttcacattctaaaaacttttataaaattttttcaaaaacttctacagtacactacagtaaagttttagacaaactcctaaaaaactcaggttccaaacaggcccatagttttttaaaaacactccaaaaacaactaattcaaacggacttgtatttcaaaaacgaaatgctacagtgctgtttttgaaaaacaaccccaaaaatagTTAATCAAAACGGAGCCCATATCTTTGCTTTCATAAATAgtttttgaatcaataattattttaaatcttaaaaatgaatattaaaaagtagataaattgaaagaaaaataaaaaaaagaagaaattattttaattcctgaaGTATGATTCAAATTGAGGAAAACATGCCTTGTACTCTCCGCAACATGTCTTGAACCACAAATTCGAACCATGcttgaggatttaaaataattgcttcttttttatttttctttcaatttatttaatttttaatattcattttttaagatttaaaataattattgattcaaaactatttatggaagcaaaaatattatttttataaaataataagcaaaaaaatttttctatttttttggattacttgaaggttaataaataaaaatatgttctttttttaatgcaatattGCCTCGAAaagggcattttcggcattaaggggATTTTTGTTAAacgtttgatcattcaaagggtgagaccgttatttggacaaattacagggattgattggtaatatgatcaaacctcaggggaggtaaatgtaattaacccaaatAAAAAAAGTCCCCTATGTtaaacctaatacacagaaaaattccccatggtttcaaaatatacaatacaactcctcatactttgaactaaattgtaaaggtgacggaattcattaaatttaatggaaatggatgaaatgaccaaaataccctgatataattaagcaaaagacagttcaaaaaaatcatttgttttattctctaaatagagagaattgagagttaaggggtagaataagtatatttgataaaaattatgtataaaattttttttaggttccaataaatcatttccgttaagtttaacggattccgtcacttttacaatttagttcaaaatatgaggtgtcgtattatatattttgaaattatagaagacttttctttatattaGGCTTATTACAAGgagctttttattttttagcctTACGTTTTCAACTGCACTCATTGATATTACTGCACTTCACCGAAGTGGTGTTGAACACGTACAatcctctttctctttttttttttttgagagcgtggttttttgggtttttgtgggggggggggtggttaATTCACTTGGGATTCTCgatgacatgttttctatgccaatgCAATGCCACCAATAGTGTTGCGCCAagtgtcatgttattatttaaacttgtgttaaaccaagccaagttgaattattagaaaattaaagtgtaaataataacaagacatttGGCGCAACACTATTGGTGGCATTGGgttggcatagaaaacatgtctgatgtcaccgaggatcccaagtTGTGGTTAATGTGGGATTTGTTTGTCTTGAAAGGCCGCATTTTAGAACAGGGAACCATCAAGCAACTGCCATGTGCGATTTCATCAGGCGCCAAACTCAGTTCAGGGCCACACAATCAGCAGACATGATGATGATTATCAAAAGAGACGAACCTAAGTATGATGTCTCTACCCTGCCCTTTATCTTTATGCTCCCATTATGGTCCCACAGCCAGAGCCCAGCACTAATGAAATTGTAGTACCAAATCAGGCAGCGAAATGCTCCTTCCGGTGTCTCAGTAGTCTGCAAGACAGATAGAGACAAAGGAGAATGAACGAGCCATGTCAGTTTTTGTAGCGCCCTCGTCCTGTAAGAGCCTACTGGTATCTGGCAAACCATGGAATCACAAGGCGGTGGTGCTGCCACCCAGGTTGCAATGCGGCTTCACCTTCAGCTGCCAAACAAAGCCAAAGCCTTTGATGATTATCGCACAGATGGCCAACCCTTCAACGTATTCTTCCAGAATCTCCACCGACGTCCCTCTCTATGAACTTCCCGGGGTATTTCTATTACCAATCTGATGTCTCTTAATCTCCATCATGCATTTGTCTGTTATAGCCATAGGGGCATTGGTAATTAAGCATGTTATTGACTATCAAGTCGACCAACTGTGAAATTAATGACGTGGTAGGCCACTTTTGACCAATATCTCGAGGATAAGCCCAGAGTTTTTAGAGCCATCTTTCCTGACAAACAGAGAAGCCAGCAACTTAGTGAGGTAACTGTTTCTCGAATTCTTGGACCCCAATCACGAGATTGGACTTTATCTAAAGGATCCCTGTTATGTGGAAATTGAGTCCCTTTTTAATTGAAAGGCTAATGCCCCTTTTggttccaattttttttttcttttttccaatggCTGGTGGCACTGGATCTTGCTTTGAATGTATAGCCCCGAATATAGGCCATGAAACCCTTGGAGTTGTATACAGAATTTATGTGCTCGTCATGTGAGCAATAGATATCTTCGCATTGCTTAATTGACCTTTTCTTTCTATCTTGCTTTTGTTGGGGATTTACTGGATCACATTAATTGTAATTTCATTCTGAATTTTGTCATATATCCATACCAACTATGAGCATTTGGGGGATCGTGTGGCATCATCTTAATTGTAGGATAATTGTTAAATCTGTCAAGACGGGTTATATCACAAGGCTTAAACACTGAAATTTCATAGGGGGTCAATTGACAAGACTTGTTGCCAGGAGCTGTTTCTCGCTTCGAGTTAAAGCCTAAAATTGaagtcttgaattttttttctcgaATACTTTAGCGAATGCTTTTAAGAACAATTAAACTtgcagtgaaaaaaaaaacttgcagaAATTTCAACAGCATCTTGTTTTCGCTCTTTgcgctctctctctttctctcccccCTCTTTCCTTTGTGCTTAATCTTTTATCTATCTTTTTTCCCCGTAGTGATTGTGGCCGTACATATGTTTGCCTCCATATAACGCTTGAAAAGCAATCTGTCCCATGCAGGAAGAATGGAGAATTAATATGCTACCCATAGACTTCCTGTTCCAAACCGTCAAGCCAGTAATTGACATGAGAGTGAGATGTAAATCACAAGGGGTTGAATACCCTCCTGAGGTTCCTAATGATATTACAAAGGTGGTTGAACTTGAAATTGTAAGTGAATTTtcaggggggaaaaaaaacgTATACTTGTCATTGTTCTATCTGCTGGATTATTAAGCACTTCAACTGTCACTGGCTCCTCATTCGTTATATGTGGTGCAGATTAGATGGGAGCTTCAAGGACTAGATGATGTGCTAAAGCCTTCTCATTTTTCCCTTGGAGTAAAAGGAATTCTTTACCCTGATAGACGGGGTCCTCGTACTAGGCTTACAGGTACACTGCAGATTAACATGAGCTTCATTCTCCCAGCTGCGCTCTCACTAATTCCTGAAGAAGTTCGTCGAGAAGTTGCAGAGTCGGTTAGTTACTTGGTGCATCTTCTTGTTCATAACTTACCCTATTCCTGACTACGAGAGATGGATGGTAAATTGGATTCTGGAAAAGATTAATTTTGGTGGGCAAAAGTGTTCTTCTGACCGATTTGTCTACATTCTTTGTTGTGCTAGGTTCTAAGGCGATTAATGGAGAACATGAAGAGTAAAGTTAACGGTAGCTTGCTGGCTGACTATAGTTCATTTAAGAGGGAAAAGTCCATCAGATAGTTATGTACTCAAGACACCGAATGACAGTTGAGATTACAAGAAGAGGCCTCATGATCTGAGGAGTCTGTGTAGGAACGTGAGAGGATGTGTTCTTTCCCAGCAAGTGAAAAAACGAAAGAtgtaattttgtttttatttctcAGACATTTACCGTATTAAGCAACTTCTTCCAAACTACCAGCATGTGTTCTTTCCCCCTCCAGATGATAACAATGAAGTTAAGTTCCTTTTTTCCAAGTTGTCTCTGCTATCCTGAGTTCGCTATGTTGCTGCCAAAAGAAATAAAGGGTGCAGCTGTTGTGTTGCTGGTCCCATGTTCTCTACGAGTCGAAAGTTACAAACTAGAACTTCGTTTTACTGTGGATTCTTCGGAGCTGATAGTATTACGTCTGTTGGGATATAAAAACCTATTTGCTTGTATAACTAACATATATTTTAATCATtattttatcttacatatatcatatcaaaaATTACTGCaatgtttgtttcttttttcgatACCATCCAAACACACTAACTATTTTTAGGCATCATATAAATCAGTCTCATTGCGTTTTTTTGGCCGGGCCAAATTCGTTATTCCATTGCCAGGATCTACTGCTGTGTCCGGAAAAACAAAAACTGACTGACTGATTAGTGGAGATGCGGGGGATCGAACCCCGTGCCTCTCGCATGCAAAGCGAGCGCTCTACCATTTGAGCTACATCCCCCATTTGTGACTGCAAACATCAAAATATACCTAAAGATGGAATCTATATGATAAATTTGGCACTCACCACCAAAACTCTTCCCTGAAGGCACCACCAATTAGCTTTTCTTGGTTGACGCTAAACTTTATTTTCCAAGGAGTACGATCCATCAATATTCACCAGAAATATCAGTAAACGAGGTATAATCGTGAAAATCTTATTACATTTAATGGATGTGGGCATTGAATTCTTTGACGCCAAATTCTCGGATGCTCCGATCGCACGTAAATTCGTAATCCAACACCATAAGAAATCAAATCATCTTGTACTCAGAAGCACATTCAATTAATCAAGTCAAACATCAAGTGCACACACGAGAACAAGATCAAGACAATGGGTACTGCAATACATCATCGAAGAAAACTATTTGGATAGTTTGAAGTACAAAATCAACACAATGGCAACAACAAGGACGGTGATTACAGCCCCAATAATCCACTTGTTTCTGTTCATCCTCCTCGAAATATTGGTCACTATTTTCTTGCTCCCGCTTATATTGTCATCGACACCATGCAGCTAGAAAAGGAGGAAATCATCAGTTGATGGAATGCCCCTACCATTGATTCATAATAAGACCACAGCCCACAGATAGCTAAAGAAtatggaaattttaatgaaaaacATCGATCCTCCTATGTCGAATAAAGCTGAAATGTATATGAACCACCCATTAATTAAATCTTACCGTGTTATCAGCACGTAAAAGAGACTGTCGCTGCTGGTGCAGGTCTTGGAGAATTGAAACACCAAGATCTTCCGTCTCCAGCATGGTCTTCCTGCTGTCCCTGATCCTGTCACTGGACTTGTCTAATCTTTCAGTAGACGTTAAAAGTCTTGCCCTTTGATCTGCTGATACCTAATGAGAGAAGCACCACGCTCCCATAAATTAGCAAGAGCGAAGGTAAAGAGATAAAAGAATCACAATTCATGACTTCCATCTCAGTTATAGTGGTGCTTGCGAATATTTAAGATCCTCTCTTGCCCTAGCACCTTAACCTAAATCATCTATTTACAAGTCAAGTTCATCACTCTAGCAGGCCAAACAAATGTATACATAGGATACTGTCCAGCAAAGaatccaaaaagaaa
The genomic region above belongs to Coffea arabica cultivar ET-39 chromosome 7c, Coffea Arabica ET-39 HiFi, whole genome shotgun sequence and contains:
- the LOC140010135 gene encoding uncharacterized protein isoform X2; protein product: MSVFVAPSSCKSLLVSGKPWNHKAVVLPPRLQCGFTFSCQTKPKPLMIIAQMANPSTYSSRISTDVPLYELPGATFDQYLEDKPRVFRAIFPDKQRSQQLSEEEWRINMLPIDFLFQTVKPVIDMRVRCKSQGVEYPPEVPNDITKVVELEIIRWELQGLDDVLKPSHFSLGVKGILYPDRRGPRTRLTGTLQINMSFILPAALSLIPEEVRREVAESVSYLVHLLVHNLPYS
- the LOC140010135 gene encoding uncharacterized protein isoform X3, whose amino-acid sequence is MSVFVAPSSCKSLLVSGKPWNHKAVVLPPRLQCGFTFSCQTKPKPLMIIAQMANPSTYSSRISTDVPLYELPGEEWRINMLPIDFLFQTVKPVIDMRVRCKSQGVEYPPEVPNDITKVVELEIIRWELQGLDDVLKPSHFSLGVKGILYPDRRGPRTRLTGTLQINMSFILPAALSLIPEEVRREVAESVLRRLMENMKSKVNGSLLADYSSFKREKSIR
- the LOC140010135 gene encoding uncharacterized protein isoform X1, whose translation is MSVFVAPSSCKSLLVSGKPWNHKAVVLPPRLQCGFTFSCQTKPKPLMIIAQMANPSTYSSRISTDVPLYELPGATFDQYLEDKPRVFRAIFPDKQRSQQLSEEEWRINMLPIDFLFQTVKPVIDMRVRCKSQGVEYPPEVPNDITKVVELEIIRWELQGLDDVLKPSHFSLGVKGILYPDRRGPRTRLTGTLQINMSFILPAALSLIPEEVRREVAESVLRRLMENMKSKVNGSLLADYSSFKREKSIR